One genomic segment of Brassica napus cultivar Da-Ae chromosome A3, Da-Ae, whole genome shotgun sequence includes these proteins:
- the LOC106437813 gene encoding protein trichome birefringence-like 37 has product MMGFKPIPLFLLPLLIFTILSRADQALGSDQNRHVRHRNREALAAAGGVAKVALKGRKQTSGCNLFQGRWIFDASYHFYDSSMCPFIDSEFNCFGRPDKQFLNYSWQPDSCSIPRFDGQAFLNKWRGKRVMFVGDSLSLNMWESLACMIHSSVPDSKTTFIKRTPLSSLTFQEYGVTLYLYRTPYLVDISKEDVGRVLNLGTIEGGADVWKDMDILVFNSWHWWLHKGVQSQGWDFIRNGSSLIRDMDRLDAFNKGLTTWAQWVDQNVNISQTRVFFQGISPTHYMGREWNEPRKTCNGQMQPLTGSTYPGGSLPAASIVSRVLSSMKTPVYLLDITTLSQLRKDAHPSTYGGDGGTDCSHWCLPGLPDTWNQLLYAALSM; this is encoded by the exons ATGATGGGTTTCAAACCTATTCCTCTTTTCCTTCTACCACTTCTCATATTCACAATCTTGTCCAGAGCCGACCAGGCATTGGGTTCCGACCAGAATCGGCATGTAAGGCACCGTAACAGAGAGGCGTTGGCCGCCGCCGGGGGAGTAGCAAAAGTGGCGTTGAAAGGGAGGAAGCAAACTAGTGGTTGTAACTTGTTCCAAGGGAGATGGATTTTCGATGCTTCTTACCACTTCTACGATTCTTCCATGTGCCCTTTCATCGACAGCGAGTTCAACTGTTTCGGCCGACCAGACAAACAGTTCCTCAATTACTCTTGGCAACCTGATTCATGCAGCATCCCAAG GTTCGATGGACAAGCATTTTTGAATAAATGGAGAGGGAAACGAGTGATGTTCGTGGGTGACTCACTGAGTCTAAACATGTGGGAATCGTTAGCATGTATGATACATTCGTCGGTACCAGACAGCAAGACTACTTTTATCAAACGTACCCCACTCTCCTCTCTCACTTTCCAG GAATATGGAGTTACATTATACCTATATCGAACACCATACCTAGTGGATATCTCCAAAGAAGATGTAGGGCGCGTGCTTAACCTTGGAACCATCGAAGGTGGTGCTGATGTCTGGAAAGACATGGACATTCTCGTCTTCAATTCTTGGCACTGGTGGCTTCACAAAGGAGTACAATCTCAAGG GTGGGATTTTATACGAAATGGGTCTTCACTGATTAGAGACATGGACCGTCTTGATGCTTTCAACAAAGGACTCACCACTTGGGCTCAATGGGTTGATCAAAATGTTAATATTTCGCAAACCCGAGTTTTCTTCCAAGGCATTTCTCCCACTCACTACAT GGGAAGGGAATGGAATGAGCCGAGGAAGACTTGCAACGGTCAGATGCAACCGTTGACCGGGTCAACATACCCAGGTGGTTCACTTCCAGCAGCAAGCATCGTGTCACGAGTGTTGAGCTCGATGAAAACACCAGTTTACTTACTCGACATCACAACTCTGTCTCAACTAAGAAAAGATGCTCATCCATCTACCTATGGAGGTGATGGAGGAACCGATTGCAGCCACTGGTGCCTTCCTGGCTTGCCAGATACTTGGAACCAGCTTCTCTATGCAGCTCTTTCTATGTGA
- the LOC106443483 gene encoding subtilisin-like protease SBT3.16, with translation MEFSSLIVSNHRKHIALVFICLVLILKIALVSSVNQESQIYTVHLGERQHDDPKLVTDSHHDILGSLLGSKKASRESMIYSYRHGFSGFAAKLTPSQARELSETFLIKIFTLDSVIEHPDVVHVTRSKYMKLATTRVSDYLGLTPTTPTGLVHETDMGSGAIIGILDTGIWPDSKSFSDNGLGPVPARWKGRCVSGEWFNASSSCNRKLIGARYYAKGLLESYNGTYDAMEKDEVMSPLDVTGHGTHCASIAAGSFVQDASFLGLGSGTARGSAPRARIASYKVCWSKEVCYSPDILKAMDHAIRDGVDVISMSLGSTIPLEFEVDRSDFAIGAFHAVMKGIPVVCAGGNDGPVTQTVSNVAPWIITVAATTMDREFFTPITLGNNVTVLGQESLYTGKEVGFADIVYLEDLTKDDFLAGKAKGKIVFAFQIQSSLDIEEYAKSNGVVGVIIASNPYDHIAPGTTDIPYVYVDFEIGMDIMLYFKTTKFPKAKISPTKSFVGRPFSTKVARFSSRGPNSISPAILKPDIAAPGSGILAAVPSEEGYAFMSGTSMATPVVSGIVALLRQKRPDWSPAAIRSALVTTALQTDPFGEPISAEGSPRKLASPFDFGGGLVNPGKVADPGLVYDMGSDEYVHYLCSAGYENKSISRLLGRIYTCPSPTPSMLDVNVPSITIPYLNEEIILTRTVTNVGPVGSVYKAVIEPPLGIKLQVTPERLEFGPNTKKITFTVKVSTTHRWNTDYFFGSLTWTDNGAHNVRIPLSVRTRPFNLKI, from the exons ATGGAGTTTTCTTCTCTGATTGTATCAAATCATAGGAAGCATATTGCACTTGTGTTCATATGTTTAGTATTAATCTTGAAGATAGCCTTAGTTTCTTCTGTCAATCAGGAAAGCCAG atctaCACGGTGCATTTGGGTGAGAGGCAACATGATGATCCTAAACTTGTTACTGATTCACATCATGATATCCTCGGATCGCTTCTTGGAAG CAAAAAAGCTTCCCGTGAGTCTATGATTTATAGTTACAGGCATGGCTTCTCAGGCTTTGCAGCGAAGCTCACACCATCTCAAGCAAGGGAACTCTCAG AAAcatttctaattaaaatattcacTTTGGATTCTGTAATAGAGCATCCGGATGTTGTTCATGTGACGAGAAGCAAGTATATGAAGCTGGCAACAACAAGGGTGAGTGATTACTTGGGACTCACTCCAACCACTCCAACTGGTCTCGTCCACGAAACTGACATGGGAAGTGGAGCAATCATAGGAATCCTGGACACAGGAATATGGCCAGATTCAAAGTCATTCAGTGACAACGGTCTTGGACCAGTCCCGGCACGTTGGAAAGGAAGATGTGTTTCAGGAGAATGGTTCAACGCATCATCAAGCTGCAACAGAAAGTTGATAGGAGCTAGATACTACGCAAAGGGTCTGCTCGAAAGTTACAATGGGACATACGATGCGATGGAGAAAGACGAGGTCATGTCCCCATTGGACGTAACCGGTCACGGGACCCATTGTGCATCGATCGCCGCGGGTTCTTTCGTCCAGGACGCAAGCTTCTTAGGTCTAGGCTCGGGAACCGCCAGAGGAAGTGCCCCGCGAGCCCGCAtagcttcttacaaagtttgTTGGAGCAAAGAGGTGTGTTACTCACCGGATATTTTAAAGGCCATGGATCACGCCATTCGAGATGGCGTTGATGTTATATCGATGTCGCTAGGATCCACGATACCGCTTGAATTCGAGGTTGATAGGAGTGATTTTGCTATTGGTGCTTTCCACGCCGTTATGAAGGGGATTCCCGTGGTATGCGCTGGTGGGAACGATGGTCCCGTTACGCAAACCGTCTCGAACGTTGCTCCGTGGATCATAACCGTCGCGGCTACGACCATGGACCGAGAGTTCTTCACGCCCATCACTCTTGGAAACAATGTAACCGTACTG GGTCAAGAATCTCTATACACGGGAAAGGAAGTCGGATTCGCTGATATTGTTTACTTGGAAGACTTGACAAAAGATGATTTTCTAGCCGGTAAAGCTAAGGGAAAAATCGTGTTTGCCTTCCAAATACAGTCATCATTAGATATTGAAGAATATGCAAAATCTAATGGCGTTGTTGGCGTCATTATTGCGTCGAATCCATACGACCATATAGCACCGGGCACCACGGATATCCCTTATGTCTACGTAGACTTTGAAATTGGGATGGACATTATGTTGTATTTCAAAACAACCAA ATTTCCAAAAGCTAAGATCAGCCCTACCAAGTCATTCGTTGGCCGACCATTCTCGACCAAGGTCGCAAGATTTTCGTCTAGAGGTCCCAATTCAATATCTCCTGCCATTCTCAAG CCTGATATAGCAGCACCAGGTTCAGGTATACTTGCAGCCGTACCATCAGAAGAAGGATACGCATTCATGTCGGGGACATCGATGGCTACACCTGTTGTTTCAGGAATAGTCGCACTTCTTAGACAAAAACGCCCTGACTGGTCTCCTGCTGCAATCCGATCCGCTCTCGTCACAACCG CATTACAAACGGACCCATTCGGAGAGCCTATTTCAGCGGAGGGTTCCCCGCGCAAACTTGCTAGCCCGTTTGACTTCGGAGGCGGTCTGGTGAACCCGGGGAAAGTAGCAGACCCGGGACTTGTCTACGACATGGGCTCCGATGAATATGTTCACTACTTGTGCTCCGCAGGCTACGAAAATAAATCCATCTCAAGATTACTTGGAAGAATATACACTTGCCCTTCTCCAACTCCATCCATGCTTGATGTCAACGTGCCTTCCATTACGATTCCATACCTCAATGAAGAGATCATTCTAACTAGAACTGTTACCAATGTTGGACCGGTTGGTTCGGTTTACAAAGCTGTGATCGAACCGCCTCTCGGTATTAAACTTCAGGTGACTCCTGAGAGACTAGAGTTTGGTCCCAACACCAAGAAGATTACATTTACGGTGAAAGTCTCCACGACTCATCGATGGAACACTGATTATTTCTTTGGGAGCTTGACTTGGACTGACAATGGAGCTCACAATGTTAGAATACCTCTTTCTGTGAGAACAAGACCTTTTAACTTGaagatataa